In Naumovozyma castellii chromosome 1, complete genome, one DNA window encodes the following:
- the NCAS0A02080 gene encoding uncharacterized protein (ancestral locus Anc_4.178), whose protein sequence is MITTLTKSITALSTSFPGTITDSSSDTSMTSLGSSSSAMAATISNIVFFPIKSAFNHIPSMEREQKAESPRVITRYDLLKAAEENERQARIRSARKSSGRRSRRRHSMKKTVSFDTETIIA, encoded by the coding sequence ACATCATTCCCCGGTACAATCACGGATTCATCAAGCGACACATCAATGACATCGCTCGGGTCAAGTTCATCCGCTATGGCTGCAACCATATCAAACATCGTGTTTTTCCCCATAAAGTCCGCTTTCAATCATATACCATCGATGGAAAGAGAACAAAAAGCGGAATCACCAAGAGTTATAACGAGATATGATCTTTTGAAGGCtgctgaagaaaatgaaagacAGGCAAGGATAAGGTCTGCTAGAAAATCTTCcggaagaagaagcagaagaagacattcaatgaaaaaaacCGTTTCCTTTGATACGGAAACAATAATAGCATAA